In the genome of bacterium, the window TGGCGCGAAGCACATCAATCACCACGGCGACGCGGCGGCGCACGTCGCCCGCCTCCTGCGGCAGGAACGCGACGTGAATTTCCACTCAGAACTTCCGGACGTAGGGCGCCGCCGAGATCACACGCGCGAGCCTGGCGCGCATCTCCTCCGCCATCGCCTGCGCGGAGGTCTGCGCGAATGCCGCGTCTTGGGGCGTAACCTCGAACAGCGGCATCTCCCCGCCCACCACGTTCCAGGTGCCCCCGGCCGCGACCGCGCGAACGTCGAACGGCTCGGGGTCGCGATTGAAGAACATATCGAGGCGAACCGCGAGCGCGAGGGCGCGGTCCGCCGCGCTCGCCCCCGCGACCGCGGCGCCGAAGGTCGCAATCGGCTGACCGTCGACACGGATGGTCACGGGAGCGCCCGGCGCCGGCTGCGGCGGCTCGAGCGAGATTTTGAGGTACCCTTCAACGGGCCGGCGCACGATCGGAATGCGGCGGCTCTGCAGGTCGGCACGGATATAGTCGACGCGCTCCTGGGGCAGCGGGTGGTCCTCGAGCCCGGTCACGGGTTGGCCGTTGAAGCGGCTTTCCTGCGCGAGATGCTCAATGAGGGTCAACATCGCCACGGGGGAGTACCCGGCTTTGGTGAGGTACGTCACCCCGTTGAGGTCGGCCTCGTGCTCCAGGTCGCGCTGGTAGTCGTTCATGACGGCCTGCAGCGAGATCTGCGCGCCGAGCAGCGGCACCGGCGAGTGCGCGAGCACGGACAGCACGAGCGCCACAAGCAGCGCGGGCGTCATGCGCTTTTCGCGGTCGGCCTGAATGTAGTAGTGCCGGTGGTTGACGTGCGTCAGCTCGTGCGCGAGCACGGCGGCGAGTTCGTCGTCGGACCGCACGAACCGCATCATGCCCTCGGTCACGTACACCCACCCGCCGGGAATCGACAGCGCGTTGATGCCGGGCACCGAGACGATCTTGAAGTGGTACGTGAGGTCCTGCCGCTCGACGACGCGGGTGAGCGCGTCGCCGACGCGCTGCAGGCGCCCGACCTGCGCCGGATCGGTGATGAGGCGGAACTGCGATTCGATCGACTTGGCGACCTGGGCGCCGAATTTGACCTCGTCCGCCGTCGACGGAAACGTCAGCGCGTCGACGGCCGGGAGTCCGCCGCCCGGGAAGCCGAGCGGGGCGGCCGCGGCAACGACGGTCAGCGTCACCGCGATCCATCGCGTGAGGTGCCCGCGCCCGCTCATTCCGCCGCTCATCGCTCCTTTTTCGGCCACCGTTCGGCGCTCCGGGACGGAGACCTCTCCCCCGAAGTCGAAACGCCGAAGGTGCGCCGGGCGTTCCGTTCGACCGCCGCTTCGAGCGCGGCGGGCGACGCGCCGCGCAGCCCCGCGACCGCGCGGGCCGTGTACGCGACAAACGCCGGCTCGCATCGCCGGCCGCGCATCGGCACGGGGCTCAGATACGGCGCGTCGGTCTCTACAAGGAGCCGCTCCTCGGGAACCCGGCGGGCCACATCGCGCAGGACGCCGGCGTTCCGAAACGTCACCGGCCCCGCAAGCGAAATCATCCAACCCGCGGCGGCGCACCGCGCCGCCATATCCGGTGTACCCGAAAAACAATGAAGGACTACCCTCGTCGCGCCTTCCTCTAACAGTATCCGCTCGACGTCGTCGTGTGCCTCACGATCGTGCACGACCACCGGGAGGTCGAGGCGGCCGGCCAGGCGCACCTGCGCCCGGAAGGCGGCGGCCTGCGCCGCCTTGGTCCCCGCCCCATGAACATAATCGAGGCCGATCTCACCGATCGCCACGACCG includes:
- a CDS encoding M48 family metalloprotease; the encoded protein is MAEKGAMSGGMSGRGHLTRWIAVTLTVVAAAAPLGFPGGGLPAVDALTFPSTADEVKFGAQVAKSIESQFRLITDPAQVGRLQRVGDALTRVVERQDLTYHFKIVSVPGINALSIPGGWVYVTEGMMRFVRSDDELAAVLAHELTHVNHRHYYIQADREKRMTPALLVALVLSVLAHSPVPLLGAQISLQAVMNDYQRDLEHEADLNGVTYLTKAGYSPVAMLTLIEHLAQESRFNGQPVTGLEDHPLPQERVDYIRADLQSRRIPIVRRPVEGYLKISLEPPQPAPGAPVTIRVDGQPIATFGAAVAGASAADRALALAVRLDMFFNRDPEPFDVRAVAAGGTWNVVGGEMPLFEVTPQDAAFAQTSAQAMAEEMRARLARVISAAPYVRKF
- a CDS encoding TatD family hydrolase, coding for MWIDAHLHLDAAAFDADRDDVVARAAGAGVGLMVSAATTVPSAERVLALARRYPAVRAAVGIHPEHAGEADTAALHALERLAGDAAVVAIGEIGLDYVHGAGTKAAQAAAFRAQVRLAGRLDLPVVVHDREAHDDVERILLEEGATRVVLHCFSGTPDMAARCAAAGWMISLAGPVTFRNAGVLRDVARRVPEERLLVETDAPYLSPVPMRGRRCEPAFVAYTARAVAGLRGASPAALEAAVERNARRTFGVSTSGERSPSRSAERWPKKER